The Aeromicrobium sp. Sec7.5 genome window below encodes:
- a CDS encoding linalool dehydratase/isomerase domain-containing protein, with amino-acid sequence MTDVRLETQAQTRSVAVPPLDHRAPVLSPVTRRAMGRALGLYAVVWTVATGLAVTGRQPLVDIGASLYLPGGAHLANGHLVHGAVVLASFAVCVLLWWMIGAFAAPLAVWAIDVVAVAVISHGQAGGAELALVAAAVPALLVASFTWHAIRHRLRLRRAGHLNERLAARSFAVTTIPSQASLPVREASVDDLSRLRFALDLALQPLESFAGFDRRDQFREAALRYQLCILGYALSAFQYNSAPAFGGYLTEAHARSIAKMSDRRVWGYWALENAWGRFSLGRDPVANDDNIMLTGWQGASVGMFETLSDDRFSRPGALTYRWSDDEEYPYEFGSLASSIQRNMERSEYTLYSCEPRWIYPVCNTFGVNTLALHDRLHGTTHFDELEDRIRQAYLEEFHRPDGRVVGVRSETLGLSWSPWSGDGVWLPTTYWMHPTMPDLAHRSWWLMRETVLQEDEGRFSLPPSLANRCDSGSYAFGKATFGQVLLAMAAREIGDEEVASSVLDQLDHEETIERSGGAARYTGLSTQGNLYALMARFGRHAGVRDLVRHGLPETWQNGPRLAEAAYPDVLVAKAVTDGRALECVLHPGGEPVRTRVLVDRLRPGGHYVVRGATEVEVVADARGGATLEIDLGGRTELTVEPAP; translated from the coding sequence ATGACCGACGTCCGACTCGAGACCCAGGCGCAGACCCGATCGGTGGCGGTGCCGCCGCTCGACCACCGAGCCCCCGTCCTCTCCCCCGTCACCCGCCGCGCCATGGGTCGAGCGCTCGGCCTCTACGCCGTCGTCTGGACCGTGGCCACCGGCCTGGCCGTGACCGGGCGGCAGCCGCTCGTCGACATCGGGGCCAGCCTCTACCTGCCGGGCGGAGCCCACCTCGCCAACGGCCACCTCGTGCACGGTGCCGTGGTGCTCGCGAGCTTCGCCGTCTGCGTGCTGCTGTGGTGGATGATCGGCGCGTTCGCCGCACCCCTGGCCGTGTGGGCCATCGACGTCGTCGCCGTGGCGGTCATCAGCCATGGCCAAGCCGGGGGCGCCGAGCTGGCGCTCGTGGCGGCAGCCGTCCCCGCCCTGCTCGTGGCCTCGTTCACCTGGCACGCGATCCGGCACCGCCTCAGGCTGCGTCGTGCCGGTCACCTGAACGAGCGCCTGGCCGCACGGTCCTTCGCCGTCACGACGATCCCCTCCCAGGCGAGCCTGCCCGTGCGGGAGGCCTCGGTCGACGACCTGTCGCGCCTGCGGTTCGCGCTCGACCTCGCCCTGCAGCCGCTCGAGTCCTTCGCGGGCTTCGACCGCCGCGACCAGTTCCGCGAGGCCGCCCTGCGGTACCAGCTGTGCATCCTCGGCTACGCCCTGTCGGCGTTCCAGTACAACTCCGCACCGGCGTTCGGGGGCTACCTGACCGAGGCCCACGCCCGGTCCATCGCCAAGATGAGCGACCGCCGCGTCTGGGGCTACTGGGCGCTCGAGAACGCGTGGGGCCGGTTCTCCCTGGGCCGCGACCCGGTCGCGAACGACGACAACATCATGCTCACGGGTTGGCAGGGAGCCTCGGTCGGCATGTTCGAGACCCTCTCCGACGACCGGTTCTCCCGCCCCGGCGCCCTCACGTACCGCTGGTCCGACGACGAGGAGTACCCGTACGAGTTCGGGTCGTTGGCGTCGTCGATCCAGCGCAACATGGAGCGTTCGGAGTACACGCTCTACTCCTGCGAGCCGCGGTGGATCTACCCCGTCTGCAACACGTTCGGCGTGAACACCCTGGCGCTGCACGACCGCCTGCACGGCACGACCCACTTCGACGAGCTCGAGGACCGGATCCGGCAGGCGTACCTCGAGGAGTTCCACCGCCCCGACGGCCGGGTCGTCGGCGTGCGCTCCGAGACCCTCGGACTGTCGTGGAGCCCGTGGTCCGGCGACGGCGTCTGGCTGCCCACGACCTACTGGATGCACCCGACGATGCCGGACCTCGCCCACCGCTCCTGGTGGCTCATGCGCGAGACGGTGCTGCAGGAGGACGAGGGCCGGTTCTCCCTCCCGCCCAGCCTGGCCAACCGGTGCGATTCCGGTTCGTACGCCTTCGGCAAGGCCACGTTCGGCCAGGTCCTGCTGGCCATGGCCGCCCGTGAGATCGGCGACGAGGAGGTGGCCTCCAGCGTGCTGGACCAGCTCGACCACGAGGAGACGATCGAGCGCTCCGGCGGCGCCGCGCGCTACACGGGCCTCTCGACGCAGGGCAATCTCTATGCGCTGATGGCGAGGTTCGGACGTCATGCCGGCGTGCGCGACCTCGTGCGGCACGGCCTGCCCGAGACCTGGCAGAACGGCCCCCGGCTCGCCGAGGCGGCCTACCCGGACGTGCTCGTCGCGAAGGCCGTGACCGACGGCCGGGCCCTGGAGTGCGTCCTGCACCCCGGCGGCGAACCCGTGCGGACGCGGGTCCTGGTGGACCGTCTCCGCCCGGGCGGCCACTACGTGGTCCGCGGCGCCACCGAGGTCGAGGTGGTGGCCGACGCCCGCGGCGGCGCCACGCTCGAGATCGACCTCGGCGGCCGGACCGAGCTCACGGTGGAGCCGGCGCCGTGA
- a CDS encoding DUF302 domain-containing protein, translating to MTTFTMTTTLDATYDETVQRVRDLLPEAGFGILTEIDLQATLRTKLGVEVEPQVILGACRPQLAHRAIEADPRLAAMLPCNVVVAAQSDGTTRVDVFDPAVMTSFSDAPDLAAIAAEARDLLAGMLAALDATPEDSHAARR from the coding sequence ATGACGACGTTCACGATGACCACGACGCTCGATGCCACGTACGACGAGACCGTGCAGCGCGTGCGGGACCTGCTGCCCGAGGCGGGGTTCGGGATCCTGACCGAGATCGACCTGCAGGCGACGCTGCGCACCAAGCTCGGGGTCGAGGTGGAGCCGCAGGTGATCCTCGGTGCGTGCCGACCGCAGCTGGCGCACCGCGCGATCGAGGCCGACCCGCGGCTGGCCGCGATGCTGCCGTGCAACGTGGTCGTCGCGGCGCAGTCCGACGGCACGACCCGCGTCGACGTGTTCGATCCCGCCGTCATGACGTCGTTCAGCGACGCTCCCGACCTCGCGGCCATCGCAGCCGAGGCCCGCGACCTGCTCGCTGGCATGCTGGCCGCACTCGACGCCACCCCGGAGGACTCCCATGCAGCTCGACGCTGA
- the arsB gene encoding ACR3 family arsenite efflux transporter produces MTQSAPTASSEAAVVAKLSTLDRFLPVWIAVAMAVGLVLGRTWEGLVDALESFTIGSISVPIAVGLLVMMYPVLAKVRYDETRRVTGDRSLLIASLVLNWLVGPALMFALAWLLLPDLPEYRTGLIIVGLARCIAMVMIWNDLACGDREAAAVLVAINSVFQVFAFAALGWFYLQTLPEWLGLSTTSAEFSVGAITASVLVFLGIPLLAGFLTRVVGEKAKGREWYEETFLPRIGPWALYGLLFTIVLLFALQGDAITSNPLDVVRIALPLLAYFAITFALGMVLGRALRLGYAKTATLAFTAAGNNFELAIAVAIGTFGATSGQALAGVVGPLIEVPVLVGLVYVALWSRRYFTPAGDPT; encoded by the coding sequence GTGACCCAGTCAGCCCCGACGGCCAGCAGCGAGGCCGCCGTCGTCGCGAAGCTCTCGACCCTCGACCGGTTCCTGCCGGTCTGGATCGCCGTGGCCATGGCCGTGGGCCTGGTGCTCGGCCGCACGTGGGAGGGCTTGGTCGACGCGCTGGAGTCGTTCACGATCGGCTCGATCTCCGTGCCGATCGCCGTCGGCCTGCTCGTCATGATGTACCCGGTCCTGGCGAAGGTCCGCTACGACGAGACCCGACGGGTCACGGGCGACCGCAGCCTCCTGATCGCGTCGTTGGTGCTCAACTGGCTCGTCGGTCCGGCCCTGATGTTCGCGCTGGCCTGGTTGCTCCTGCCGGACCTGCCGGAGTACCGCACGGGCCTGATCATCGTGGGCCTCGCCCGCTGCATCGCGATGGTCATGATCTGGAACGACCTGGCCTGTGGTGACCGCGAGGCCGCTGCCGTGCTGGTCGCGATCAACTCGGTCTTCCAGGTGTTCGCTTTCGCCGCACTGGGCTGGTTCTACCTCCAGACGCTGCCGGAGTGGCTCGGCCTGTCGACCACCAGCGCCGAGTTCTCGGTCGGGGCGATCACGGCGAGCGTCCTGGTGTTCCTCGGGATCCCGTTGCTGGCCGGGTTCCTGACGCGCGTCGTCGGCGAGAAGGCCAAGGGGCGCGAGTGGTACGAGGAGACGTTCCTGCCGCGCATCGGCCCGTGGGCGCTCTACGGCCTGCTGTTCACGATCGTCCTGCTGTTCGCACTGCAGGGTGACGCGATCACGAGCAACCCGCTCGACGTCGTGCGGATCGCGCTGCCGCTGCTGGCGTACTTCGCGATCACCTTCGCCCTCGGCATGGTGCTCGGCCGGGCCCTGCGCCTCGGCTACGCCAAGACCGCCACGCTGGCCTTCACGGCCGCGGGCAACAACTTCGAGCTCGCCATCGCCGTCGCGATCGGCACGTTCGGTGCCACGTCCGGCCAGGCCCTCGCGGGCGTCGTCGGACCCCTCATCGAGGTCCCCGTCCTGGTCGGCCTCGTCTACGTGGCCCTCTGGTCGCGCCGCTACTTCACCCCCGCAGGAGACCCCACATGA
- a CDS encoding siderophore-interacting protein — MATIREKIRTLSQSRLVSIDDQVKVVATERISPSFQRVALRGACLSAYDTVRPADGFKIELGTPEAFAIRGFTVRRFDPAELTLHADVHLHPHSPSAAWAQDPDLDRPLRFLGFRRDFAIGDGVEQHVLVADASAIPAVATILEAIPSDHRVVVVAEAPAEQDLALLGAGRHVEVRPVVGAPSVGVDSPLATAARDLATGPEAQYWVSAESSTVRAIRRHLLDGGVPRGHLHATAYWIAGTTSTQRDAREAVAYTRAVEAGLDVDDPQVYDLLEFDGDAAAGAPDAARSAAGDRART, encoded by the coding sequence ATGGCGACCATCCGCGAGAAGATCCGCACCCTCAGCCAGAGTCGTCTGGTCTCGATCGACGATCAGGTGAAGGTCGTCGCGACGGAGCGGATCTCGCCGAGCTTCCAGCGCGTCGCCCTCCGTGGTGCGTGCCTCTCGGCCTACGACACGGTCCGTCCGGCCGACGGGTTCAAGATCGAGCTCGGCACGCCGGAGGCGTTTGCGATCCGCGGGTTCACGGTGCGCCGGTTCGACCCTGCCGAGCTGACGCTCCACGCCGACGTCCACCTGCACCCGCACAGCCCGTCGGCGGCCTGGGCCCAGGACCCGGACCTCGACCGACCCCTCCGATTCCTCGGGTTCCGGCGCGACTTCGCGATCGGTGACGGCGTCGAGCAGCACGTCCTCGTCGCCGATGCCAGCGCGATCCCGGCGGTGGCGACGATCCTCGAGGCGATCCCGAGCGACCACCGGGTCGTCGTGGTCGCGGAGGCTCCGGCGGAGCAGGACCTGGCGCTCCTCGGAGCGGGCCGCCACGTCGAGGTCCGCCCGGTCGTGGGCGCACCGTCGGTCGGGGTCGACAGCCCGCTCGCCACGGCCGCCCGAGACCTCGCGACCGGACCGGAGGCCCAGTACTGGGTCTCGGCCGAGTCCAGCACCGTCCGCGCCATCCGGCGCCACCTGCTCGACGGCGGCGTGCCGCGGGGCCACCTGCACGCGACCGCCTACTGGATCGCCGGCACGACGAGCACCCAGCGCGACGCCCGGGAGGCGGTCGCCTACACGCGCGCGGTCGAGGCCGGGCTCGACGTCGACGACCCCCAGGTCTACGACCTCCTCGAGTTCGACGGCGACGCGGCCGCGGGCGCTCCGGACGCCGCTCGGTCCGCCGCTGGAGACCGAGCCCGGACCTAG
- a CDS encoding ArsR/SmtB family transcription factor — MATELTVLDAGDLCCAPIVREAMSAESATALAAKFKAIGDPTRLRLLSLVAAHEGAEACVCDLTEPVALSQPTVSHHLKVLVDTGLLTRTKRGTWSFYALVPGALDDLADLLRTPTTA; from the coding sequence ATGGCCACCGAACTGACCGTCCTCGACGCCGGCGACCTGTGCTGTGCGCCCATCGTGCGCGAGGCGATGAGCGCCGAGAGCGCCACGGCCCTCGCCGCGAAGTTCAAGGCCATCGGCGACCCGACCCGCCTGCGTCTGCTGTCGCTCGTGGCTGCGCACGAGGGGGCCGAGGCCTGCGTGTGCGACCTGACCGAGCCGGTTGCCCTGTCCCAGCCCACCGTGTCGCACCACCTCAAGGTCTTGGTCGACACCGGGCTCCTGACCCGCACCAAGCGCGGCACCTGGTCGTTCTACGCCCTGGTCCCGGGTGCGCTCGACGACCTCGCCGACCTGCTCCGCACGCCCACCACCGCCTGA
- a CDS encoding metal-sensitive transcriptional regulator, with translation MQLDADDVKAVTTRLKRAHGHLASVIRMLEEGAECEDALTQLAAVNKAINRGGYALVATGLHQCLTEQGPDSVDTKKLEKLFLALA, from the coding sequence ATGCAGCTCGACGCTGACGACGTCAAGGCGGTCACGACCCGCCTCAAGCGCGCCCACGGGCATCTCGCCTCGGTCATCCGCATGCTCGAGGAGGGCGCCGAGTGCGAGGACGCCCTCACGCAGCTCGCGGCCGTCAACAAGGCCATCAACCGCGGCGGCTACGCCCTCGTCGCCACGGGCCTGCACCAGTGCCTGACCGAGCAGGGCCCCGACAGCGTCGACACCAAGAAGCTCGAGAAGCTCTTCCTCGCCCTGGCCTGA
- a CDS encoding MMPL family transporter produces MTQSLTAAPDAASAPPATPGRPGPLGRMGVAVTRHGRGVALIWVVLVVGLGVFAPFVEHRLSGAGWQADGSESVQVRDLAQESFGGNASHAIQVVVHSPGAPLTEGEGPEVLAEVTRVLETDDRLAEIVAPMPGASLSADGRTAVVLAGAGVDTNEMVRVASDLKGELQALSTDEVQVNPTGSSLLWSDFNEANLEAMLKSEMISWPVTLGILVLAFGALVAAGLPLLLTLAGLVASAGSLVLINELVPVSIWAMNFAMMFSLALGIDYALLVVARYRAARARAGSTRDSAVAETMDTAGKAVLLSGVTVLVSLSAVMLVPSPSFRSMAGGIMLSVVFVLAATLTLLPLVLHRLDDRINRFALPWARAGEHGSPRFERWGQKLWDQPLRWGAGALVVLIALALPIAGLQTAMPSIKVLPEDASARVGYDVVQAAFGDGAPGTIQVVVPQADVASSATVLAADPGVAGVMPAVAGTDDSGLAMIQAVPTVDPSDPALAETVDRLRADLPADALLGGAAVENLDLKQQLDTSTPLVIGIVLALGFLLLLVALQAPLISLLGTVVSLLSTAAAFGVARLVFQDGYGAGLIGFEPQGFLDAWAPVFFFAMIFAIAMDYTVFLLASAKEHWERTGDAKDAMVGAVAQSGRIIFAAGGVMVAVFFTFALAGPLPPKEMGVILGVAVLLDAFLVRLVLLPVMLRLTGPAAWASPAWLRRVLPNISFAHD; encoded by the coding sequence ATGACCCAGTCCCTGACGGCCGCGCCCGACGCGGCCTCCGCGCCCCCCGCGACGCCGGGCCGTCCTGGTCCACTCGGCCGCATGGGTGTGGCGGTGACGCGCCACGGGCGGGGAGTCGCCCTGATCTGGGTGGTCCTGGTCGTCGGCCTGGGGGTGTTCGCCCCGTTCGTCGAGCACCGGCTCTCCGGCGCCGGGTGGCAGGCCGACGGCTCGGAGTCCGTGCAGGTCCGTGACCTGGCGCAGGAGAGCTTCGGCGGCAACGCGAGTCACGCGATCCAGGTCGTCGTCCACAGCCCGGGCGCGCCGCTCACGGAGGGTGAGGGTCCCGAGGTCCTCGCCGAGGTGACGCGGGTGCTCGAGACCGACGACCGCCTGGCGGAGATCGTGGCGCCGATGCCCGGCGCGAGCCTGTCCGCCGACGGCCGGACGGCGGTGGTCCTGGCCGGAGCCGGGGTCGACACCAACGAGATGGTCCGTGTGGCCTCCGACCTGAAGGGCGAGCTCCAGGCACTCTCGACCGACGAGGTCCAGGTCAACCCCACCGGATCGTCACTGCTCTGGTCGGACTTCAACGAGGCCAACCTCGAGGCGATGCTGAAGTCGGAGATGATCTCCTGGCCCGTGACCCTCGGGATCCTCGTGCTGGCCTTCGGCGCCCTCGTGGCCGCCGGCCTGCCCCTGTTGCTGACGCTCGCCGGACTGGTGGCGTCCGCCGGATCGCTCGTGCTGATCAACGAGCTCGTCCCCGTCTCGATCTGGGCGATGAACTTCGCGATGATGTTCTCGCTCGCCCTCGGGATCGACTACGCCCTGCTCGTCGTGGCGCGGTACCGGGCCGCGCGGGCTCGCGCGGGCAGCACCCGGGACAGTGCCGTCGCCGAGACGATGGACACCGCGGGCAAGGCCGTCCTGCTCTCCGGGGTCACGGTGCTGGTCTCGCTGTCGGCGGTCATGCTCGTGCCGTCGCCCTCGTTCCGGTCCATGGCCGGGGGCATCATGCTGTCGGTCGTCTTCGTGCTCGCTGCGACGCTCACGCTGCTGCCGCTCGTGCTCCACCGCCTCGACGACCGCATCAACCGCTTCGCGCTGCCGTGGGCCCGGGCCGGCGAGCACGGGTCGCCCCGCTTCGAGCGCTGGGGGCAGAAGCTCTGGGACCAGCCGCTGCGCTGGGGAGCCGGCGCCCTCGTGGTGCTGATCGCTCTCGCGCTCCCGATCGCCGGTCTGCAGACGGCCATGCCGTCTATCAAGGTCCTGCCCGAGGACGCGAGTGCTCGGGTCGGCTACGACGTGGTGCAGGCCGCCTTCGGCGACGGTGCGCCCGGGACGATCCAGGTCGTCGTGCCGCAGGCCGACGTGGCGTCGTCGGCCACGGTGCTGGCGGCGGACCCGGGCGTGGCCGGTGTCATGCCGGCCGTCGCCGGCACCGATGACAGCGGGCTGGCCATGATCCAGGCCGTCCCGACCGTGGACCCGTCCGACCCGGCCCTGGCCGAGACGGTCGATCGCCTTCGTGCCGACCTGCCGGCCGACGCCCTCCTCGGCGGCGCCGCGGTCGAGAACCTCGACCTGAAGCAGCAGCTCGACACCTCCACGCCGTTGGTCATCGGCATCGTCCTGGCCCTGGGGTTCCTGCTGCTGCTGGTCGCGCTCCAGGCGCCCTTGATCTCCTTGCTCGGCACGGTCGTCAGCCTGCTGTCGACCGCCGCTGCCTTCGGTGTCGCACGCCTGGTGTTCCAGGACGGCTACGGGGCCGGCCTCATCGGGTTCGAGCCGCAGGGCTTCCTCGACGCGTGGGCGCCGGTGTTCTTCTTCGCGATGATCTTCGCGATCGCGATGGACTACACGGTCTTCCTGCTCGCCTCGGCCAAGGAGCACTGGGAGCGCACCGGCGACGCCAAGGACGCGATGGTCGGCGCTGTCGCGCAGTCGGGACGCATCATCTTCGCCGCCGGTGGGGTCATGGTCGCGGTGTTCTTCACCTTCGCCCTGGCGGGTCCGCTCCCGCCCAAGGAGATGGGCGTGATCCTCGGTGTCGCGGTGCTGCTCGACGCGTTCCTGGTGCGTCTGGTGCTGCTGCCCGTGATGCTGCGGCTCACCGGACCTGCGGCGTGGGCCAGCCCGGCGTGGTTGCGGCGCGTCCTGCCGAACATCTCCTTTGCCCACGACTGA
- a CDS encoding TetR/AcrR family transcriptional regulator, whose translation MVRTQPDDEESKSARTRRRILDAAAEVLATRGYASTRLGEVAEKAEVQAPAIYYYFASREDLVEEVLHSGTAGMREHLEAALDTLPDDTAPLERLSVAVVAHLRHLLDPSSYAAATVRNAAHVPDAVRHRLMASHGAHDDIWARLLQTAQAAGEIRGDLDLHHARLLVTGALNQTLEWRDDRRGDLESLAATASAFVLRGLT comes from the coding sequence ATGGTCCGCACGCAGCCCGACGACGAGGAGTCCAAGTCGGCGCGGACCCGCCGGCGCATCCTCGACGCCGCCGCCGAGGTGCTCGCCACTCGCGGGTACGCCAGCACCCGGCTCGGGGAGGTCGCTGAGAAGGCCGAGGTGCAGGCACCAGCCATCTACTACTACTTCGCCTCGCGCGAGGACCTCGTGGAGGAGGTCCTGCACTCCGGCACCGCAGGGATGCGCGAGCACCTCGAGGCCGCCCTCGACACCCTGCCGGACGACACCGCGCCGCTGGAGCGACTCTCGGTGGCGGTCGTGGCGCACCTGCGTCACCTGCTGGATCCGTCGAGCTATGCCGCGGCGACCGTCCGGAACGCCGCGCACGTCCCCGACGCCGTGCGCCACCGCCTCATGGCATCGCATGGTGCGCACGACGACATCTGGGCGCGCCTGCTGCAAACGGCCCAGGCGGCCGGCGAGATCCGCGGCGATCTCGATCTCCACCACGCCCGCCTGCTCGTGACCGGAGCACTGAACCAGACCCTCGAGTGGCGTGACGACCGGCGCGGCGACCTCGAGTCGCTCGCCGCGACGGCCTCGGCCTTCGTGCTGCGCGGCCTCACCTGA
- a CDS encoding TetR/AcrR family transcriptional regulator, which yields MPADGSRRMYAGVPEEARRAERRQKLVAATLDAVGEGGVVALTVGAVSARAGVAKRYFYESFDSLDALLSATLQEVFDRVGEAIASTAVRADATPEGLVRVAVAGAIDAMDDPRVARLYLESAGNPALLATRDRAVEGFVDQLLLQVAGGKVIDPRDRVTGHLLVSGSTHVVALWLQGRLDLTRDELIAHMVDLGAHAAVRIGDRGAEA from the coding sequence ATGCCAGCCGACGGATCTCGACGGATGTACGCAGGCGTCCCGGAGGAGGCGCGCCGTGCCGAGCGACGGCAGAAGCTCGTGGCAGCGACGCTCGACGCGGTGGGTGAGGGTGGCGTCGTCGCCCTGACCGTCGGGGCGGTCAGCGCCCGCGCCGGCGTGGCCAAGCGGTACTTCTACGAGAGCTTCGACTCCCTCGACGCCTTGCTCTCCGCGACTCTGCAGGAGGTCTTCGACCGGGTGGGGGAGGCGATCGCCTCCACGGCCGTGCGAGCCGACGCCACCCCGGAGGGGCTCGTGCGGGTCGCCGTCGCGGGCGCGATCGACGCGATGGACGACCCGCGGGTCGCGCGTCTCTACCTGGAGTCGGCGGGAAACCCGGCGCTGCTCGCGACGCGAGACCGCGCGGTCGAGGGCTTCGTCGACCAGCTGCTGCTCCAGGTGGCCGGCGGGAAGGTGATCGATCCCCGCGACCGGGTCACGGGCCATCTCCTGGTCTCGGGCTCGACCCACGTCGTCGCGCTCTGGCTCCAGGGTCGCCTCGACCTCACGCGGGACGAGCTCATCGCCCACATGGTGGACCTGGGGGCCCACGCGGCAGTCAGGATCGGCGATCGGGGTGCCGAGGCCTGA
- a CDS encoding oxygenase MpaB family protein, which translates to MSDADEIARLSLVTLHGLSPLVYALFTVAFLKQVAVPTMARTLYRHGTGDIVRATILRNDDTIVFFGQLLDHGPGSPMGQEWIERLNRIHAHFPLRNGDSLYTLATLALDPESITGALGVSLFSPTELEAHWQFWRSVAERQHVTDIPASRDELRTWSAAYEQAEHIASHDGREIAAALVTAFGERCLPRVLRRWDGQVIAALCPSRLREVHGLPEPSAVVAILTRAALRAYAVTAGVRRVPADRSLVRDFGTARYGDRPVEDVGYQRRPGRGA; encoded by the coding sequence GTGAGCGACGCCGACGAGATCGCTCGCCTGTCCCTCGTGACGCTGCACGGACTCAGCCCGTTGGTGTACGCGCTCTTCACCGTGGCATTCCTGAAGCAGGTGGCCGTGCCCACGATGGCGCGCACCCTCTACCGGCACGGCACCGGAGACATCGTGCGCGCGACGATCCTGCGCAACGACGACACCATCGTGTTCTTCGGCCAGCTCCTCGACCACGGCCCGGGCTCGCCGATGGGGCAGGAGTGGATCGAACGCCTCAACCGGATCCACGCCCACTTCCCGCTGCGCAACGGCGACTCCCTCTACACCTTGGCCACGCTCGCGCTCGACCCCGAGTCCATCACCGGCGCCCTGGGCGTCTCCCTGTTCTCGCCCACCGAGCTCGAGGCGCACTGGCAGTTCTGGCGATCCGTCGCCGAGCGCCAGCACGTCACCGACATCCCCGCGTCGCGCGACGAGCTGCGCACCTGGTCCGCGGCCTACGAGCAGGCGGAGCACATCGCCAGCCACGACGGCCGAGAGATCGCCGCTGCGCTCGTGACCGCCTTCGGTGAGCGCTGCCTGCCCCGCGTCCTGCGACGCTGGGACGGTCAGGTCATCGCCGCCCTGTGCCCGTCGCGGCTCCGCGAGGTGCACGGACTGCCCGAGCCGTCCGCCGTCGTCGCGATCCTGACCCGGGCGGCCCTGAGGGCGTACGCCGTGACGGCCGGCGTCCGTCGTGTGCCGGCCGACCGCTCGCTGGTCCGGGACTTCGGGACGGCCCGGTACGGCGACCGCCCGGTGGAGGACGTCGGGTACCAGCGAAGGCCCGGCCGAGGCGCGTAG
- a CDS encoding carboxymuconolactone decarboxylase family protein — protein sequence MTTNETGSKVLNDLRPLHRDLRHAIPDVYQGFGELSKAAFAEGALDRKTKELIAFAIGVVEGCDGCIASHGQAAVRAGATTQEAAEAIGVTFLMHGGPATIHGARAYEVFREFAGEAPAAAEEG from the coding sequence ATGACCACGAACGAGACCGGCTCGAAGGTGCTGAACGACCTGCGCCCCCTCCACCGCGACCTCCGCCACGCGATCCCCGACGTCTACCAAGGCTTCGGCGAGCTGAGCAAGGCCGCCTTCGCCGAGGGGGCGCTCGACCGGAAGACCAAGGAGCTCATCGCGTTCGCGATCGGTGTCGTCGAGGGGTGCGACGGCTGCATCGCCTCGCACGGGCAGGCTGCCGTCCGCGCCGGAGCCACGACACAGGAGGCCGCGGAGGCCATCGGGGTCACGTTCCTGATGCACGGCGGGCCCGCCACGATCCACGGTGCACGCGCCTACGAGGTCTTCCGCGAGTTCGCCGGCGAGGCCCCTGCCGCCGCCGAGGAGGGCTGA